Within the Drosophila miranda strain MSH22 chromosome Y unlocalized genomic scaffold, D.miranda_PacBio2.1 Contig_Y2_pilon, whole genome shotgun sequence genome, the region ttttcttgattctggctataataattatacgatctggttcagattttgcactctagaagatatagtcatcttcgacgattctgcgtttttagttttctcgtatcgtcgaaattgtggatgccacagattttctctcgctcttatagtctttgagcactaggcgctgaaggggacggacagacggacagacgggcggacggacagacggacagacagacatggctcaatcgactcggctattgatgctgatcaagaatatatatactttatggggtcggaaacgattccttctggacgttacacacatccacttttaccacaaatctaatataccccaatactcattttgactatcgggtataaaaatgacctCGAACCCACTCTCTCTCAATATTTAATCTGGACAAGTTACTTTCGTCCACATCCCCCGTTCCGATAGCCGTAATCCCTCTGATCTCTCAGATAGCATCTCTCAACCGGCTCGTTCAAGATCCATGGATTTTTGGTGGTGGAAGTAGGTCGATTGCTGATTGTGGGTGGTGCGTATGGTGGTATATAAGTCGGAGGATGTGCTTCTGAAGTCGTTGTTGTTTTGGGAGCTTCTGTTGTCGTTGTGGTTTTGGGAGCTTCTGTTGTCGTTGTGGTTCTGGGAGCTTCTGTTGTCGTTGTGGTTCTGGGAGCTtctgttgtcgttgttgtgaTCTGATCATTTTTTGTGATTGAAGGTTCTTCTGCGGATCCTGCACTCATAGCATTTTCAGTGGATGCTGGAGTCGCAGCTTCTTCTGGGGATCCTGCACTCGTAGCTTCTTCTGTGGGTGCTGCAGTCGTATCATCTCCTGTAGGACTGGGCGTCGTAGGTTCTTCTGTGACTACTCCAGTCGTACCTCCTTCAGTGGGGCGTGGAAAATCCACTGGGAACTCGGGCCTTATATCCTGTGCATGAGCACCAACTAAGAGCACCA harbors:
- the LOC117193498 gene encoding cell wall protein DAN4-like — encoded protein: MQSAYDNTSRSNAVDAYISGFAGLLLVLLVGAHAQDIRPEFPVDFPRPTEGGTTGVVTEEPTTPSPTGDDTTAAPTEEATSAGSPEEAATPASTENAMSAGSAEEPSITKNDQITTTTTEAPRTTTTTEAPRTTTTTEAPKTTTTTEAPKTTTTSEAHPPTYIPPYAPPTISNRPTSTTKNPWILNEPVERCYLRDQRDYGYRNGGCGPWGWRSTISCYRCCYFAHHNVAGCSKIHRGRCGYH